The Microbispora sp. ZYX-F-249 sequence CTGAAGGACGGGCGGACGGTCGCGGTGGGTCTGGCGGCCAAGGACACGCCGACCTCGCAGATCGTGGCGTTGATGACCGGCCGGAATGTGGAGTATGTGTTCCCGCCGCGGCCTGCCCGGGGTGCCCATGAGGGGCGGCCGGAGGTGTTGCGGGTGGAGAACCTGAGCGTGCCGGGCCGGGTGCGGGATGTGTCGTTCAGTATCCGGTCGGGGGAGATCCTGGGGTTGGCGGGGCTGGTCGGGTCGGGCCGTAGTGAGATCATCGAGGCGATCTACGGGGCGCGGCGGGCGAGCGGCCGGGTGGTGCTGGACGGGCAGGCGGTGCGGCCGGGTAGTACGACGCGTGCGGTGCGGATGGGCATGGGGCTGGCGCCGGAGGAGCGTAAGGCGCAGGCGTTGCTGCTGGATCATCCGGTCGCGCAGAACATCACGCTGGCGAGTTTGAGCCGGTATACCAAGCCGCGGTGGCTGGGGTGGCTGGATCGGCGGACGGAGTTCGCCGAGGCCAAGCGGTTGTCGGAGGCGCTGGACATTCGTCCGCCGGATCCGCGGCGGCCGATCCGCACGTTGTCGGGCGGCAATCAGCAGAAGGCGGTTTTGGGGCGGTGGCTGGCCGAGGACCGCAAGCTGTTGTTGCTGGATGAGCCGACCCGTGGGGTGGATGTCGGGGCGCGGGCGGAGTTGTATGCGCTGGTGCGCAAGCTGGCCGATGACGGCATCGGGGTGCTGCTGGTCTCCAGCGAGGTGCCCGAGGTGCTGGGCC is a genomic window containing:
- a CDS encoding sugar ABC transporter ATP-binding protein; the encoded protein is IVKQFPGVRALDGVDLEVRAGEVHCLLGQNGAGKSTLIKILSGAHAPDEGEVLLDGAPVRLAPPTAAMGLGIATIYQELDLVDGLSVTENIFLGHEPASFGFSRRGEADRAAGELLKRLGHGEIRPRTEVGRLSPAHKQIVSMARALSHSARLIIMDEPSAALAHDEVENLFRVIRDLTSQGVAVIYISHRLEEIREIGDRVTVLKDGRTVAVGLAAKDTPTSQIVALMTGRNVEYVFPPRPARGAHEGRPEVLRVENLSVPGRVRDVSFSIRSGEILGLAGLVGSGRSEIIEAIYGARRASGRVVLDGQAVRPGSTTRAVRMGMGLAPEERKAQALLLDHPVAQNITLASLSRYTKPRWLGWLDRRTEFAEAKRLSEALDIRPPDPRRPIRTLSGGNQQKAVLGRWLAEDRKLLLLDEPTRGVDVGARAELYALVRKLADDGIGVLLVSSEVPEVLGLADRVLVIREGRIVHEAPAEDLDEHRVLDLVMVSQ